A window from Vibrio cortegadensis encodes these proteins:
- the fkpA gene encoding FKBP-type peptidyl-prolyl cis-trans isomerase gives MKSIFKVSLLAATVMLAVGCQKEEAPKVETAPAEQVQAEAGKTVHFKTEDDKAAYAIGVSFANYLSTSIDKPSEIGIDLNKELVLKGIEHVFAGNPEMSEEDTRAALESLDKRVSEKMQAQAAEKSAAAKKAGDDFRANFEKQEGVTKTESGLLYQVMSKAEGESPKDTDTVEVHYKGTLIDGTQFDSSYDRGQPATFPLNRVIPGWTEGVQLMQVGSKYKFVIPSELAYGAQDTPTIPANSTLVFEVELLSIDNGTKTAVQ, from the coding sequence ATGAAATCGATTTTTAAAGTGTCGCTACTTGCAGCAACAGTAATGCTAGCAGTGGGTTGCCAAAAAGAAGAAGCACCAAAAGTAGAAACGGCACCAGCAGAGCAAGTTCAAGCAGAAGCCGGCAAAACCGTTCACTTTAAAACAGAAGATGATAAAGCGGCATACGCAATTGGCGTGTCATTCGCAAACTACTTGAGCACAAGTATTGATAAACCGAGTGAAATTGGTATCGATCTAAATAAAGAGTTGGTTCTTAAAGGTATCGAACACGTTTTTGCGGGTAACCCAGAAATGAGTGAAGAAGATACTCGTGCCGCGTTGGAATCTTTAGACAAGCGCGTTTCAGAAAAAATGCAAGCACAAGCTGCAGAAAAGTCAGCAGCAGCAAAGAAAGCGGGCGATGATTTCCGTGCGAACTTCGAAAAACAAGAAGGCGTAACGAAAACAGAATCAGGCTTGCTGTACCAAGTAATGTCAAAAGCTGAAGGTGAATCACCAAAAGATACCGATACTGTTGAAGTGCACTACAAAGGCACATTGATTGACGGTACTCAATTTGATAGCTCTTATGATCGTGGCCAACCAGCAACCTTCCCTCTTAACCGCGTAATTCCAGGTTGGACTGAAGGTGTTCAACTGATGCAAGTGGGTTCTAAATACAAGTTTGTTATCCCTTCAGAATTAGCGTACGGCGCACAAGATACGCCAACGATTCCAGCAAACTCAACACTGGTATTTGAAGTGGAATTATTGAGCATTGATAACGGAACTAAAACTGCAGTTCAGTAA
- a CDS encoding helix-turn-helix transcriptional regulator — MTTTETVNADMLLEMESVTVMPFSEHDKIILKSYEAVVDGIASLIGPFCEIVLHSLEDLNTSAIKIANGENTGRQVGSPITDLALRMLKDIEGSKRNFSRSYFTRAKGGVLMKSITVAIRNGEERVIGLLCINVNLDAPFSQVLQSFMPTQEAEEAASSVNFASDVEELVDQTVERTIEDINADKSVSNNTKNRQIVMELYDKGIFDIKDAINRVADRLNISKHTVYLYIRQRKVEDGEA; from the coding sequence GTGACAACCACAGAAACAGTAAATGCTGATATGTTGCTCGAAATGGAATCCGTTACCGTGATGCCATTTAGTGAGCATGACAAAATCATTCTTAAATCTTATGAAGCCGTGGTCGATGGAATTGCCAGTCTCATTGGGCCATTCTGTGAAATTGTTTTGCACTCTTTAGAAGATCTAAATACATCGGCGATTAAAATTGCCAACGGTGAAAATACAGGACGTCAAGTCGGATCACCCATCACCGATTTAGCGCTGAGAATGTTAAAGGATATTGAAGGCTCAAAACGCAACTTTTCTCGTTCATATTTCACCCGTGCAAAGGGTGGGGTGCTAATGAAATCTATCACAGTTGCAATACGTAACGGTGAAGAGCGAGTGATTGGTTTATTGTGTATTAACGTTAATTTAGACGCGCCATTCTCCCAAGTATTACAGTCGTTTATGCCAACACAAGAAGCGGAAGAAGCGGCGTCATCAGTTAACTTCGCAAGTGATGTTGAAGAGTTGGTTGACCAAACGGTTGAGCGCACAATTGAAGATATTAATGCCGATAAATCGGTATCGAATAATACTAAGAATCGCCAAATCGTAATGGAACTTTACGACAAAGGGATTTTTGATATTAAAGATGCTATCAACCGTGTCGCGGATCGCTTGAACATCTCAAAACATACCGTCTATTTGTATATTCGCCAGCGTAAAGTTGAAGATGGAGAGGCGTAA
- the tusD gene encoding sulfurtransferase complex subunit TusD — protein MASENKAQQAAEKLTYTLVVNGSVYGSQSARTAYLFAQALLEKGHHLVSVFFYQDGVNNGSRLTVPANDEFDLVKHWQELAEQHSVRLETCVAAALRRGIVSENESKQHGLDSDNLASRFNQSGLGSLAEALLMQDRVVQF, from the coding sequence ATGGCCTCTGAAAATAAAGCGCAACAAGCGGCTGAAAAACTCACATATACACTGGTTGTTAATGGCTCAGTTTATGGGAGTCAATCCGCAAGAACGGCGTATCTGTTTGCTCAAGCATTGCTCGAAAAAGGGCACCATTTGGTCAGTGTCTTTTTTTATCAAGATGGTGTTAATAACGGCTCTCGCCTTACCGTGCCAGCGAATGATGAATTTGATCTCGTCAAACATTGGCAAGAGTTAGCTGAGCAACATTCAGTAAGGTTAGAGACTTGCGTAGCGGCGGCATTACGTCGTGGTATTGTCAGCGAGAACGAGTCTAAGCAACACGGTTTAGACTCCGACAACTTAGCCAGTCGTTTTAATCAAAGTGGCTTAGGCTCATTAGCAGAAGCATTATTGATGCAAGATAGAGTGGTACAATTTTGA
- the tusC gene encoding sulfurtransferase complex subunit TusC — protein sequence MKSIAFVFKSSPHTTSKGREGLDALLAASAYSENIHVFFIAEGVAQLILNQQPEVILGRDYISAFKLMELYEIENIYACQESYEHMGLLKTATILEPEWLSKSEITAKLQRCNKILTF from the coding sequence TTGAAGTCGATTGCGTTTGTGTTTAAAAGCTCTCCTCATACGACAAGCAAAGGGCGCGAAGGCTTAGATGCTTTATTGGCGGCCTCTGCATACAGTGAGAACATCCATGTGTTTTTTATCGCAGAGGGCGTTGCTCAGCTTATTTTAAATCAGCAACCGGAAGTTATTTTAGGACGAGATTACATCAGCGCGTTCAAACTGATGGAATTATACGAGATTGAAAATATCTATGCCTGTCAGGAAAGTTATGAACATATGGGGTTGTTAAAAACGGCAACAATTTTAGAACCTGAGTGGTTATCCAAAAGTGAAATTACGGCCAAACTTCAGCGTTGTAATAAGATCCTTACCTTCTAG
- the tusB gene encoding sulfurtransferase complex subunit TusB — protein MLHIVKTPHQIPSVLAYLADQDAVILVEDSIYAINEGHFSHFLLKNCPASVFFLSNDALARGLTLSINEFIQHVDFEGFVELTVAHEQSMTWE, from the coding sequence ATGCTTCATATCGTGAAAACCCCCCATCAAATACCTTCTGTTTTAGCGTATTTAGCTGATCAAGATGCCGTGATTTTGGTCGAAGATTCAATTTATGCGATTAATGAAGGTCATTTCTCGCATTTTTTGCTGAAAAATTGTCCAGCTTCAGTTTTTTTTCTTTCGAACGATGCATTGGCCAGAGGTTTGACTTTATCGATAAATGAATTTATTCAACATGTTGATTTTGAAGGGTTTGTTGAGCTAACTGTTGCGCATGAGCAATCAATGACATGGGAGTAA
- the rpsL gene encoding 30S ribosomal protein S12, with product MATINQLVRQPRAKQVVKSNVPALEACPQKRGVCTRVYTTTPKKPNSALRKVCRVRLTNGFEVTSYIGGEGHNLQEHSVVLIRGGRVKDLPGVRYHTVRGALDCAGVNDRKKGRSKYGVKRPKS from the coding sequence ATGGCAACTATTAACCAGTTGGTACGCCAGCCTCGTGCAAAGCAAGTTGTTAAAAGCAACGTGCCAGCACTAGAAGCGTGCCCACAAAAACGTGGTGTATGTACTCGCGTATATACTACTACTCCAAAAAAACCGAACTCAGCATTACGTAAAGTATGTCGTGTTCGTCTAACTAACGGCTTTGAAGTTACTTCATACATCGGCGGCGAAGGTCACAACCTTCAAGAACACAGTGTTGTTCTTATCCGTGGTGGTCGTGTTAAAGATTTACCAGGTGTGCGTTACCACACTGTACGTGGCGCACTTGACTGTGCTGGCGTAAACGACCGTAAGAAAGGTCGTTCTAAGTATGGTGTTAAACGTCCTAAGTCTTAA
- the rpsG gene encoding 30S ribosomal protein S7 — MPRRRVIGQRKILPDPKFKSELLAKFVNILMVDGKKSTAEKIVYTALEVMAEKSGKDHLAVFEEALENVRPAVEVKSRRVGGSTYQVPVEVRPVRRNALAMRWVVEAARKRGEKSMAQRLAAEMLDASENKGTSVKKREDVHRMADANKAFAHYRW; from the coding sequence ATGCCACGTCGTCGCGTTATAGGCCAGCGTAAGATCCTTCCAGATCCTAAGTTCAAATCTGAGCTGCTGGCAAAATTCGTTAACATCCTTATGGTTGACGGAAAGAAATCTACTGCAGAGAAAATTGTTTACACTGCACTAGAAGTTATGGCTGAGAAATCTGGTAAAGATCACTTAGCTGTATTTGAAGAAGCTCTTGAAAATGTTCGTCCTGCGGTAGAAGTTAAATCTCGCCGTGTGGGTGGTTCAACTTACCAAGTACCTGTAGAAGTTCGTCCGGTTCGCCGTAACGCTCTTGCTATGCGTTGGGTAGTTGAAGCTGCGCGTAAGCGTGGTGAAAAATCTATGGCTCAACGCCTAGCTGCTGAAATGCTAGACGCGTCTGAGAACAAAGGTACTTCGGTTAAGAAACGTGAAGACGTTCACCGTATGGCTGATGCTAACAAAGCATTCGCACATTACCGCTGGTAA
- the fusA gene encoding elongation factor G has protein sequence MARKTPIERYRNIGICAHVDAGKTTTTERILFYTGLSHKIGEVHDGAATMDWMEQEQERGITITSAATTTFWRGMDAQFQDHRINIIDTPGHVDFTIEVERSLRVLDGAVVVFCGSSGVEPQSETVWRQADKYNVPRLVFVNKMDRTGADFLRVIEQIKERLGANPVPIHLNIGEEENFKGVIDLIKMKAINWNEADQGMTFSYEEIPADMQELADEWHNNLVEAAAEATEELMDKYLEEGELTEAEIKEALRIRTLNNEIVLATCGSAFKNKGVQAVLDAVVEYLPSPIDVPAIQGLDEDENEVERHADDNEPFSALAFKIATDPFVGTLTFVRVYSGVVESGKTAYNSVKKQRERLGRIVQMHSNKREEVKEVRAGDIAAIIGLKDVTTGETLCDQNHKIVLERMEFPDPVIQIVVEPSSQADQDKMTIALSKLAAEDPSFRVDMDDETGQTLISGMGELHLDIIVDRMKREFNVNCNVGNPQVAYRETIRGTAKAEGKFIREHGGKGQYGHVWLKLEPSETGEGFVFVNEIANGTVPKEYISSVSKGIEEQMNNGVLAGYPVLDIKATLYDGSYHEVDSSEMAFTIAASMAFRTGALEAQPVLLEPVMKVEVTTPEDWMGDVVGDINRRRGLIEGMDEGTAGLKIIRAQVPLSVMFGYATDLRSATQGRASYSMEFSEYAEVPKNVANAIIAERG, from the coding sequence GTGGCTCGTAAAACTCCTATTGAGCGCTACCGTAATATCGGTATCTGTGCGCACGTAGATGCAGGTAAAACAACCACAACTGAGCGTATTCTGTTCTATACTGGCCTTTCTCATAAAATCGGTGAAGTTCACGATGGTGCGGCTACCATGGACTGGATGGAGCAGGAGCAAGAACGTGGTATCACTATCACTTCAGCTGCGACTACTACATTCTGGCGTGGTATGGATGCGCAATTCCAAGATCATCGAATCAATATCATCGATACCCCAGGACACGTAGACTTTACCATTGAAGTAGAACGCTCATTACGCGTACTTGATGGTGCCGTTGTCGTTTTCTGTGGTTCATCTGGTGTAGAACCTCAATCTGAAACCGTATGGCGCCAAGCTGACAAATACAACGTTCCTCGTCTTGTGTTTGTTAACAAAATGGACCGTACCGGAGCAGATTTTCTGCGCGTAATAGAACAAATTAAAGAACGTCTTGGTGCTAATCCTGTTCCTATTCACCTAAATATTGGTGAGGAAGAGAATTTCAAAGGTGTAATCGACCTTATCAAGATGAAAGCGATCAACTGGAATGAAGCCGATCAAGGCATGACCTTCTCATACGAGGAGATTCCAGCTGATATGCAGGAATTGGCAGATGAGTGGCATAATAACCTTGTTGAAGCAGCTGCGGAAGCAACTGAAGAGCTAATGGATAAGTACCTTGAAGAAGGTGAATTAACAGAAGCTGAGATCAAGGAAGCGTTACGAATTCGTACTCTGAATAATGAAATCGTACTGGCCACTTGTGGTAGTGCATTCAAAAACAAAGGTGTACAAGCTGTTCTTGATGCTGTTGTTGAATATTTGCCTTCTCCAATTGATGTTCCAGCAATTCAAGGTTTGGATGAAGATGAAAATGAAGTTGAACGTCATGCAGACGACAATGAACCATTTTCAGCTCTTGCATTTAAAATTGCGACAGACCCATTTGTTGGCACTTTAACTTTCGTACGTGTTTATTCTGGAGTGGTTGAAAGTGGAAAAACCGCTTACAACTCGGTGAAGAAACAGCGTGAACGTTTAGGGCGCATTGTTCAAATGCATTCAAATAAACGTGAAGAAGTGAAAGAAGTGCGAGCAGGTGACATCGCGGCTATTATTGGCTTAAAAGATGTAACTACTGGTGAAACACTGTGTGATCAGAACCATAAGATTGTTCTTGAGCGCATGGAGTTCCCAGATCCAGTTATTCAGATCGTTGTAGAGCCAAGCTCTCAAGCTGATCAAGATAAAATGACTATTGCGTTAAGCAAACTTGCTGCAGAAGATCCCTCATTCCGCGTTGATATGGACGATGAAACGGGTCAAACCCTGATTTCAGGTATGGGTGAACTGCATTTGGATATCATCGTTGACCGCATGAAGCGCGAATTTAACGTGAACTGCAATGTTGGTAATCCACAAGTCGCTTACCGTGAAACTATCCGTGGCACAGCGAAAGCTGAAGGTAAATTTATCCGCGAACACGGTGGTAAAGGGCAATACGGTCACGTATGGCTGAAACTAGAACCGTCTGAAACGGGTGAAGGTTTTGTCTTCGTAAATGAAATTGCCAATGGTACAGTACCGAAAGAGTACATCAGCTCAGTATCGAAAGGTATTGAAGAGCAGATGAACAATGGTGTTCTTGCTGGTTATCCTGTATTGGATATTAAAGCGACACTGTATGATGGTTCTTACCATGAAGTAGATTCAAGTGAGATGGCGTTTACAATCGCTGCCTCTATGGCTTTCAGAACTGGCGCTCTCGAAGCTCAACCAGTTCTGCTTGAGCCTGTGATGAAAGTTGAAGTAACTACTCCAGAAGACTGGATGGGTGATGTTGTTGGCGATATTAACCGTCGCCGGGGCCTCATCGAAGGTATGGACGAGGGAACAGCTGGCCTGAAGATAATTCGTGCACAAGTTCCGTTGTCTGTCATGTTCGGTTACGCAACTGATTTACGTTCTGCGACACAAGGTCGTGCTTCTTACTCTATGGAGTTTAGTGAGTACGCCGAAGTGCCAAAAAATGTTGCAAATGCAATCATTGCAGAGCGTGGTTAA
- the tuf gene encoding elongation factor Tu yields MSKEKFERTKPHVNVGTIGHVDHGKTTLTAAICTTLSKVYGGEAKDFASIDNAPEERERGITIATSHVEYDTPERHYAHVDCPGHADYVKNMITGAAQMDGGILVVAATDGPMPQTREHILLGRQVGIPYIIVFMNKCDMVDDEELLELVEMEVRELLSEYEYPGDDLPVIQGSALGALNGEKQWEDKIVELAEALDSYIPLPERAVDLPFLLPIEDVFSIQGRGTVVTGRIERGILRVGDEVEIVGIKETTVTTCTGVEMFRKLLDEGRAGENVGALLRGTKRDDVERGQVLAAKGSINPHTKFESEVYVLSKDEGGRHTPFFKGYRPQFYFRTTDVTGDITLPEGVEMVMPGDNVQMTVELIAPIAMDDGLRFAIREGGRTVGAGVVAKIFA; encoded by the coding sequence GTGTCTAAAGAAAAATTTGAACGTACGAAACCGCACGTAAACGTTGGTACTATCGGCCACGTTGACCACGGTAAAACAACTCTAACTGCTGCTATCTGTACTACACTTTCAAAAGTGTACGGTGGTGAAGCTAAAGACTTCGCATCTATCGATAACGCTCCAGAAGAGCGTGAGCGCGGTATCACAATCGCAACTTCTCACGTTGAGTACGATACTCCAGAACGTCACTACGCACACGTAGATTGCCCAGGACACGCGGATTATGTTAAAAACATGATCACTGGTGCTGCGCAAATGGACGGTGGTATCCTAGTTGTTGCTGCGACAGATGGCCCTATGCCACAAACTCGTGAGCACATCCTACTTGGTCGTCAAGTTGGTATTCCTTACATCATCGTATTCATGAACAAATGTGACATGGTTGATGATGAAGAGCTTCTTGAGCTAGTAGAAATGGAAGTTCGTGAACTTCTTTCTGAATACGAATACCCTGGTGATGATCTTCCAGTAATTCAAGGTTCTGCTCTTGGCGCTCTAAACGGCGAAAAACAGTGGGAAGATAAAATCGTTGAGCTTGCAGAAGCTCTAGATTCTTACATTCCTCTTCCAGAGCGTGCTGTAGACCTTCCGTTCCTACTTCCTATTGAAGATGTATTCTCAATTCAAGGTCGTGGTACTGTTGTAACTGGTCGTATCGAGCGCGGTATCCTACGCGTAGGTGACGAAGTAGAAATCGTTGGTATCAAAGAAACTACAGTAACTACATGTACTGGTGTTGAAATGTTCCGTAAACTGCTTGACGAAGGTCGTGCAGGTGAGAACGTTGGTGCACTTCTACGTGGTACTAAGCGTGATGACGTTGAACGTGGCCAAGTACTTGCTGCTAAAGGTTCTATCAACCCACATACTAAGTTTGAGTCTGAAGTATACGTACTTTCTAAAGACGAAGGCGGCCGTCACACTCCTTTCTTCAAAGGTTACCGTCCACAGTTCTACTTCCGTACAACTGACGTAACAGGCGATATCACACTTCCAGAAGGTGTTGAAATGGTAATGCCTGGTGACAACGTTCAAATGACGGTTGAGCTAATCGCTCCAATCGCAATGGACGACGGTCTACGCTTCGCAATCCGTGAAGGTGGCCGTACAGTTGGTGCTGGTGTTGTTGCTAAAATCTTCGCTTAA
- the rpsJ gene encoding 30S ribosomal protein S10 — protein sequence MQNQRIRIRLKAFDYKLIDQSTAEIVETAKRTGAQVRGPIPLPTRKERFTILVSPHVNKDARDQYEIRTHKRLIDIVEPTDKTVDALMRLDLAAGVDVQISLG from the coding sequence ATGCAGAACCAACGTATTCGTATCCGTCTAAAGGCGTTTGATTACAAGCTAATCGATCAGTCTACAGCGGAAATCGTTGAAACAGCAAAACGTACCGGCGCACAGGTTCGTGGTCCTATTCCACTACCTACTCGTAAAGAGCGTTTTACTATTCTTGTCTCTCCACACGTTAACAAAGATGCTCGTGACCAGTACGAAATCCGTACTCACAAGCGTTTGATCGATATCGTTGAGCCAACAGATAAAACTGTTGATGCTCTAATGCGTCTTGATCTAGCTGCTGGCGTTGATGTACAAATTAGCCTAGGTTAA
- the rplC gene encoding 50S ribosomal protein L3 yields the protein MIGLVGRKVGMTRVFTEEGVSIPVTVVEVEANRVSQVKTLENDGYAAIQVTAGTKKANRVSKPEAGHFAKAGVEAGRGLWEFRLENGEEFEVGAELNVELFNEIKKVDVTGTSKGKGFQGVVKRWNFSTQDMTHGNSLSHRAPGSIGQCQTPGRVFKGKKMAGHMGAERVTTQNLEIVRVDAERNLLLIKGAVPGSTGGNVIVKPAVKA from the coding sequence ATGATTGGTCTAGTCGGACGTAAAGTGGGTATGACCCGCGTATTTACCGAAGAAGGCGTTTCTATCCCAGTAACTGTTGTTGAGGTTGAAGCGAACCGTGTTTCTCAAGTTAAAACACTTGAAAACGACGGCTACGCAGCAATCCAAGTAACTGCTGGTACTAAGAAAGCTAACCGTGTATCTAAGCCAGAAGCTGGTCACTTTGCGAAAGCAGGTGTTGAAGCGGGCCGCGGTCTTTGGGAATTCCGTTTAGAAAACGGAGAAGAGTTTGAAGTTGGCGCTGAGCTAAACGTAGAACTTTTCAATGAAATTAAAAAAGTAGACGTTACTGGCACATCTAAAGGTAAAGGCTTCCAAGGCGTAGTTAAGCGTTGGAATTTCTCTACACAAGATATGACTCACGGTAACTCTTTGTCTCACCGTGCACCGGGTTCAATTGGCCAATGTCAAACTCCAGGTCGCGTGTTTAAAGGCAAAAAAATGGCAGGTCACATGGGAGCTGAGCGTGTAACGACTCAAAACCTAGAGATCGTACGTGTTGACGCTGAGCGTAATCTACTCCTTATTAAAGGTGCAGTACCAGGCTCAACAGGTGGCAACGTGATCGTCAAACCTGCTGTTAAAGCATAA
- the rplD gene encoding 50S ribosomal protein L4 yields the protein MELMVKGADALTVSETTFGRDFNEALVHQVVVAYAAGARQGTRAQKTRSEVSGGGAKPWRQKGTGRARAGTIRSPIWRSGGVTFAAKPQDHSQKVNKKMYRGAMKSILSELVRQERLIVVDNFSVEAPKTKELVAKLNELELSDVLIVTGEVDENLFLAARNLYKVDARDVAGIDPVSLIAFNKVLMTADAVKQVEEMLA from the coding sequence ATGGAATTGATGGTTAAAGGTGCCGATGCACTAACTGTTTCCGAGACTACTTTCGGACGTGACTTTAACGAAGCTCTAGTACACCAAGTGGTTGTTGCATATGCAGCAGGTGCTCGTCAAGGTACTCGTGCTCAAAAGACTCGTTCTGAAGTATCTGGCGGCGGTGCTAAGCCATGGCGTCAAAAAGGTACTGGCCGCGCTCGTGCTGGTACAATTCGTAGCCCAATCTGGCGTTCAGGTGGTGTTACTTTTGCTGCGAAACCACAAGATCACAGCCAAAAAGTTAACAAGAAAATGTACCGCGGTGCTATGAAGAGCATTCTTTCTGAGCTAGTTCGTCAAGAGCGTTTAATCGTTGTTGATAACTTCTCTGTAGAAGCTCCAAAGACAAAAGAATTAGTAGCTAAGCTTAATGAACTTGAGCTAAGTGACGTTCTGATTGTAACTGGCGAAGTAGATGAGAATCTATTCTTAGCTGCTCGTAACCTATACAAAGTTGATGCACGTGACGTTGCTGGTATTGATCCAGTATCTCTAATTGCATTCAACAAGGTTCTAATGACTGCTGACGCAGTTAAGCAAGTTGAGGAGATGCTGGCATGA
- the rplW gene encoding 50S ribosomal protein L23 yields the protein MITEERLLKVLRAPHISEKATMAAEKANTIVFKVAKDATKKEIKAAVEKLFEVEVKSVNTLVLKGKTKRQGMREGRRSDVKKAYVTLKEGQDLDFVGGAE from the coding sequence ATGATCACTGAAGAGCGTCTACTAAAAGTTCTACGTGCTCCACACATCTCTGAAAAAGCAACTATGGCAGCTGAAAAAGCGAACACTATCGTTTTTAAAGTAGCTAAAGATGCGACTAAGAAAGAGATCAAAGCAGCTGTAGAAAAGCTATTTGAAGTTGAAGTTAAGTCAGTAAATACTCTTGTTCTCAAGGGTAAGACCAAACGTCAAGGTATGCGTGAAGGCCGTCGTTCAGACGTTAAGAAAGCCTACGTTACTTTGAAAGAAGGTCAAGATCTTGACTTCGTTGGCGGTGCGGAATAA
- the rplB gene encoding 50S ribosomal protein L2, with protein MAIVKCKPTSPGRRHVVKVVNADLHKGKPYAPLLEKNSKNGGRNNNGRITVRHIGGGHKHHYRLIDFKRTKDGIPAKVERLEYDPNRSANIALVLYADGERRYIIAPKGVQAGDQIQSGADAAIKAGNTLPMRNIPVGSTVHCVELKPGKGAQLARSAGAYAQIVARDGAYVTIRLRSGEMRKVLSEGRATIGEVGNSEHMLRELGKAGANRWRGVRPTVRGVVMNPVDHPHGGGEGRTSGGRHPVSPWGMPTKGFKTRKNKSTDKYIVRRRNK; from the coding sequence ATGGCTATTGTTAAATGTAAGCCGACTTCCCCTGGTCGTCGTCACGTCGTTAAAGTTGTTAACGCTGACCTTCACAAGGGTAAGCCATACGCTCCACTTTTAGAGAAAAACTCTAAAAATGGTGGTCGTAACAACAACGGTCGTATTACAGTACGTCACATCGGTGGTGGTCATAAACATCATTACCGTTTAATTGACTTTAAACGTACTAAAGACGGTATTCCAGCGAAAGTTGAACGTCTAGAATACGATCCAAACCGTAGCGCTAACATCGCTCTAGTTCTGTACGCAGACGGTGAGCGTCGTTACATTATTGCACCAAAAGGTGTTCAAGCTGGTGATCAGATCCAATCTGGTGCGGATGCAGCAATTAAAGCAGGTAACACTCTGCCAATGCGCAACATCCCAGTAGGTTCTACTGTACACTGTGTTGAACTTAAACCTGGTAAAGGTGCACAACTAGCTCGTTCGGCTGGTGCTTATGCTCAAATCGTTGCTCGCGACGGTGCATACGTAACTATCCGTTTACGTTCTGGTGAAATGCGCAAAGTACTTTCTGAAGGCCGTGCAACTATCGGTGAAGTTGGTAACTCTGAGCATATGCTACGTGAACTTGGTAAAGCTGGTGCTAACCGCTGGCGCGGTGTTCGTCCTACCGTCCGCGGTGTGGTTATGAACCCAGTTGATCACCCACACGGTGGTGGTGAAGGTCGCACATCTGGCGGTCGTCACCCTGTATCACCTTGGGGTATGCCTACTAAAGGCTTCAAGACTCGTAAGAATAAATCTACTGACAAGTACATTGTACGTCGTCGTAATAAGTAA
- the rpsS gene encoding 30S ribosomal protein S19 gives MPRSLKKGPFIDLHLLKKVEKAVESGDKKPIKTWSRRSMIIPTMIGLTIAVHNGRQHVPVFVTEEMIGHKLGEFAPTRTYRGHAADKKAKKR, from the coding sequence ATGCCACGTTCTCTCAAGAAAGGTCCTTTCATTGACCTACACTTGCTGAAGAAGGTAGAGAAAGCGGTGGAAAGCGGAGACAAAAAGCCTATTAAGACTTGGTCCCGTCGCTCAATGATCATCCCAACAATGATTGGTTTGACCATCGCTGTCCATAATGGTCGTCAGCACGTACCAGTTTTCGTTACCGAAGAAATGATCGGTCACAAACTGGGCGAATTCGCACCAACTCGCACTTATCGCGGCCATGCTGCAGATAAGAAAGCTAAGAAGCGTTAA
- the rplV gene encoding 50S ribosomal protein L22: MEALAKHNFARISPQKARLVADQIRGKSVDQALEILTFSNKKAAVLIKKVLESAIANAEHNEGADIDDLNVAKIFVDEGPIMKRIMPRAKGRADRILKRSSHISIVVADR; encoded by the coding sequence ATGGAAGCACTAGCTAAACATAACTTTGCTCGCATTTCGCCTCAGAAAGCTCGCTTAGTTGCAGACCAAATTCGCGGTAAATCTGTTGATCAGGCTCTAGAAATTTTAACATTCAGCAACAAAAAAGCTGCTGTGTTAATCAAGAAAGTTCTTGAATCAGCAATCGCCAACGCGGAACACAACGAAGGTGCAGATATTGATGATCTTAATGTCGCTAAAATCTTCGTAGATGAAGGCCCTATCATGAAGCGCATTATGCCTCGTGCTAAAGGTCGTGCGGATCGTATCTTGAAGCGTTCAAGCCACATCAGCATCGTTGTAGCTGATCGCTAG